ATCTTTAATAATAcgtcatcatttattatttacattttgtattgacAATGTGAAAATGCAAAGCAACTGAAGCCGTCAAATAAATGTCCAAAACGACACTTCAAAATATAGTAGAAGTACCTTAAAACGTTGCTCGAGTACAGTACTAAACAAGTGCAgcaacaataagaaaaacacgTTACATTGTAAAAAACATGCAGTGAGTTTAGTCATAACAAGCTAATTATCTTTTCTGCCCAGCAGGGGGCAGTAGCTCACCTCAGGAACAGTCCACCATCCTTCTGAGCTTCTGGTCCCTCCAGTTCCAGTCCAGAACCACGTATCTCAACGCCTGCAAGCTCAAGCCCtctggacaaaaaaaacaagagtttCCAACGGAATAACTTCAAAGCGCTAGAGGTCGTTACTTGTTGTGGATTTTTAGAACTATCGTATTCACACCTACCTTTGTCAATAAGAGCGCTGAGCCTGCCAGGTGTCCCCACTCCGATGTGGGTGACGCCCTTTTGGAGCAGCTTCACTTGCTCCTCTATCTGTACAGACAGAACACAGAAGGCAACATTGTTCTGATCAAACTCGGCGCTGTGCACAAACCGCACAGCATCATAGTGAACTGTCGCCTCTTGTACCTTGATATGTTTTGCAAAAAGTTTGACTGCTTTGGCTTCACCCTTGAAGGTAGTCATCTGCCTGGAACACAACACAAAATCAAGTAAATGTAGTAAAATTAGAAATTCAACAAACATCTCTGGTCCCCACTTACTTAAGGAGCTCGATGGCTCGGAGAGCAGAACTACAGACGATGAGCAGAACCACAGAACTCTTCTGCGTGTGCTGCTTTTGAATCTTCGACCACTTGGGACAAACTAACggggaagaaaagaggagatgaAAGTGACgtgtatgtttttaaaagttagCAGCGAACTGATGATTTTAGCTTAGAAACACAGCTCACCCTGTTTCAGATAAGAGGAGAGGGTGTGCGTCAAGTCATTACTGGACAGGAAGCAGGAGTCTGGAGGATGCGGGAGGACACACGGTGACTTTAGTGAATCGATACATCAGCAGATATTGACTGCACTCCCACGTTAAAGGAGACTCGCCCCGACTCACCCAGCAACTTGAGCTCCTCCTGCTCGATCACAGAGCGCTTGTCTGAGAAGTACAGCGTGGCCAGGGTCTGCAGGTCTGCCGGACAGCCTGGTTTGGGCTCCGAAGAGGACAAGACGTCTGTaatcgtcttcttcttctggcgAACAGAATAAAGTCACGTTCAGTAATATTCACAGACGAAGCCCAGTGACTTGTTGTCTTTCTTTGCGACAGCAGGTGTCACCACACTCACCTTCCTCCTTTTTTTGGGTTTTGTTGAAGTTGCATCCTCCGTCTCTTTCTTAGGAATAATACACTCTTTctgtgaaaacaacacacacaattcatTAGTTAATTATTTGTAAATGATACATATTAACCCGTATATGTATTGAAATATACCTTGTTATGACTACATCAACAGATCTACAATAACCAGGATgctattcattattatttccaCTCGCAATTAATCTGATGATTACTTTCTCGATTAATAGTTTGGTCTATTGTTTCCAATTTTCCCAAAGCACAAGGGGGACGTCTACAAACGTtctgtccgaccaacagtccaaaaggTCAAAGGTATTCTATTTACAGatgacataaaaacacaaaaagcgGCAAATTATCACAatggagagcagagcagagggcGGGTACCCGCAAAAAGGTTGTGcaacatgtaaaaaaatacatttgtataaacTCACTTGTAAGGGCACAAGTGAAGTTTAACTACATGCGGGCGGACAGCGGCTGAGAACAGAAATATCTCGTTTCTTTCTGGGGGAATAAAAATGATTGTGCAGTATTTCTACCATTAAAATCAGCTTATATTATCAAACATAATCAGCctgcaggtttttatttttttattgtgaaagccTGGCACTGATCCCCGACACCAGCATCGAGCGCAGCCAGTCAAAGAGCCTTTTCCCTCGGCTGGATTTGTGAtcgtgtgtgtgagcagcatgtgtgtgagcagcatgtgtgtgagcagcatgtgtgtgagcagcatgtgtgtttattcaCTGGTCGGAGTCACAGGATTCATATTAACGGTTTGGGTCTGGATTTGACTCGGA
This portion of the Cottoperca gobio chromosome 21, fCotGob3.1, whole genome shotgun sequence genome encodes:
- the cmss1 gene encoding protein CMSS1 isoform X3; its protein translation is MPEGSEHDLMHETRDASEAEEETQQEKQPTEKKTKNTKAEKRKSVTEKTVQAKKKKSNEQKECIIPKKETEDATSTKPKKRRKKKKTITDVLSSSEPKPGCPADLQTLATLYFSDKRSVIEQEELKLLDSCFLSSNDLTHTLSSYLKQVCPKWSKIQKQHTQKSSVVLLIVCSSALRAIELLKQMTTFKGEAKAVKLFAKHIKIEEQVKLLQKGVTHIGVGTPGRLSALIDKEGLSLQALRYVVLDWNWRDQKLRRMVDCS
- the cmss1 gene encoding protein CMSS1 isoform X1; its protein translation is MGDDLGDEWWANECKSDASEAEEETQQEKQPTEKKTKNTKAEKRKSVTEKTVQAKKKKSNEQKECIIPKKETEDATSTKPKKRRKKKKTITDVLSSSEPKPGCPADLQTLATLYFSDKRSVIEQEELKLLDSCFLSSNDLTHTLSSYLKQVCPKWSKIQKQHTQKSSVVLLIVCSSALRAIELLKQMTTFKGEAKAVKLFAKHIKIEEQVKLLQKGVTHIGVGTPGRLSALIDKEGLSLQALRYVVLDWNWRDQKLRRMVDCS
- the cmss1 gene encoding protein CMSS1 isoform X2 → MGDDLGDEWWANECKSDASEAEEETQQEKQPTEKKTKNTKAEKRKSVTEKTVQAKKKKSNEQKECIIPKKETEDATSTKPKKRRKKKTITDVLSSSEPKPGCPADLQTLATLYFSDKRSVIEQEELKLLDSCFLSSNDLTHTLSSYLKQVCPKWSKIQKQHTQKSSVVLLIVCSSALRAIELLKQMTTFKGEAKAVKLFAKHIKIEEQVKLLQKGVTHIGVGTPGRLSALIDKEGLSLQALRYVVLDWNWRDQKLRRMVDCS